The Pelodiscus sinensis isolate JC-2024 chromosome 26, ASM4963464v1, whole genome shotgun sequence genome contains a region encoding:
- the LOC102456062 gene encoding LOW QUALITY PROTEIN: uncharacterized protein LOC102456062 (The sequence of the model RefSeq protein was modified relative to this genomic sequence to represent the inferred CDS: inserted 2 bases in 1 codon) yields the protein MGGRFWPGQLAGEAQWTLQGGAKLFGLYGFFFCPQCWCLSHPPRSPSPAAAMAAESPVESVREEAPRPVCLEDFTAPVALECGHNSCQAPLSPQGRDTEQQGPLRPNRQLANVVELAKPLSFQAAKRARWDGVCGEHQEALKLFCEEDQTPICVVCDRSQAHMVVPKQEAAQEYKEKFETHLKTLREERENLLRRKTAAEGKSQEYLDVRSALSRCKMGQFQLPEEISPELEEQVRGVSQKTIALSETLREFKDTLPSALERARRKSLGAFRQGFPVSETDVLSWVEREEELQVPDPLSCEEGEIISNTQTGDRTLTENHEKGLQQEGLEQVSPCGLLLRRSEGHVFQIREQGESCESQYSPKKQQENHLGEGQGNSSSRSTGEKNTETVQQEIPHQQSPCTCSDCETLLEHQRVHTGEKPFKCSDSAKSFSEHSHFTNHQKIHTRDAPHNCSDCGKNFSKNSHLVMHRMTHXGEKPFNCSVCGKSFSQKSNLVAHRRTHTGEKPFNCSDCGKNFSSSSELVTHRRSHTGEKPFNCSDCEKSFSQISHLVRHRRTHTGEKPFYCSDCGKSFGSNGELIAHWRIHTGEKPFNCSDCGKSFSQKSNLVTHRKSHTGEKPFHCSDCGQSFSISTNLVSHRMTHTGEKPFHCSDCGKSFSRSSHLVRHKRTHTGEKPFYCSDCGKSFSRSSHLFDHRRTHTGEKSFNCSDCRKSFKRNSDLVIHSRIHTGEKPYNCSDCGKSFSHSSSLLYHKRTHTGKKLFNCSDCGKSFSQCSCVTSHQNTYKRIAL from the exons ATGGGGGGGCGGTTCTGGCCGGGGCAGTTAGCGGGGGAGGCCCAATGGACCCTGCAGGGGGGAGCGAAGCTTTTCGGgctttatggtttttttttttgtcctcagTGCTGGTGCCTCTCGCACCCGCCCCGGTCCCCCAGCCCagcggcagccatggctgcagagagccccgtggaaagtgtccgggaggaagcgccgcgtcccgtctgcctggaggatttcacagcccctgtcgctctggagtgtgggcacaattcctgccaggcccccctcagccctcagggcagagacactgagcagcagggacccctccggcccaaccggcagctggcaaacgtggtggaactagccaagccgctgagtttccaggcagcaaagagagcaagatgggacggggtgtgcggggagcaccaggaggctctgaagctgttctgtgaagaggatcaaactcccatctgtgtggtgtgtgacagatcccaggctcacatggtggtgcccaaacaggaagctgcccaggagtacaag gaaaaatttgagactcatttgaagactctgagggaggagagagaaaatctgctcagaaggaaaacagcagcagaagggaaaagccaggagtatctg gacgtcagaagcgccctgagtag GTGTAAGATGGGGCAATTCCAGCTGCCGGAAGAGATTTCTCCTGAACtagaagaacaagtcagaggtgtctcccagaaaacgattgctctgtcggagactctgagggagttcaaag acactctgccctctgcactggagagagcaagaagaaaatccctgggagctttcagacaag gatttccagtctccgaAACTGATgtgctctcctgggtggagcgagaGGAGGAGCTGCAGGTCCCAGATCCTctgagctgtgaggaaggggagatcatcagcaatacccagacag GTGACAGGACACTGACCGAGAACCATGAGAAGggtcttcagcaggaaggactagagcaagtgtctccatgtgGACTATTACTGAGACGATCTGAAGGACATGTTTTCCAGATtcgtgagcaaggagagagctgtgagAGTCAGTATAGCCCAAAAAAGCAACAGGAAAACCATctaggagagggacagggtaacTCCAGTAGCAGAAGCACAGGGGAGAAAAACACAGAAACCGTTCAACaggaaatcccccatcaacagtcaccctgcacgTGTAGTGATTGTGAAACTCTTCTTGAACATCAAAGGGTCCATacgggagagaagcccttcaagtgctctgactctgcgaaaagcttcagtgagcactcacactttacaaaccatcagaaaatacatacaagagacgcaccccataactgctctgactgtgggaaaaacttcagtaaaAACTCACACTTGGTTATGCATAGGATGACTca aggagagaagcctttcaattgctctgtgtgtgggaaaagcttcagtcagaagtcaaaccttgttGCCCATCGGAGGacacacacaggagagaaacccttcaattgctctgactgtgggaaaaacttcagtagtagctcagagcttgttacccataggaggagccacacaggggagaaacctttcaattgctctgactgcgagaaaagcttcagtcagatttcacaccttgttagacataggaggacccacacaggggaaaaacccttctacTGCTCTGACTGCGGAAAAAGCTTCGGTAGTAACGGAGAACTTATTGCCCATtggaggatccacacaggagagaaacctttcaattgctctgattgcgggaaaagcttcagtcagaagtcaaaccttgttactcataggaagagccacacaggagagaaacctttccattgctctgactgtggacaaagcttcagTATCAGCACTAACCTTGTTAGTCATAGgatgacccacacaggagagaaacccttccactgctctgactgtgggaaaagcttcagtagaagctcacaccttgttagacataagagaacccacacaggagagaaacccttctactgctctgactgtgggaaaagcttcagtagaagctcACACCTTTTTgaccataggaggacccacacaggagagaaatctttcaattgctctgactgcaggAAAAGCTTCAAAAGAAACTcagaccttgttatccatagcaggatccacacaggagagaaaccttacaattgctctgactgcgggaaaagcttcagtcacagctCAAGCCTTTTATACcataagagaacccacacaggaaagaaacttttcaattgctctgactgcgggaaaagcttcagtcagtgctCCTGCGTTACTAGCCATCAGAATACATACAAGAGAATCGCCTTATAA